Proteins from a single region of Butyrivibrio fibrisolvens:
- the pgeF gene encoding peptidoglycan editing factor PgeF, whose translation MEKIVRKGQEPIMKQHIHENGMEYLTFPALDATGIVSHSFSTRIGGASKGYYSATNFSFTRGDVKEDVEENYRRMAQILGYGRTLEHFVTTFQTHTTNVMRITKDDMGKGVCKDRNYVDVDGMITNEPGIILTTFHADCPPIYFVDPVHKAIGLSHSGWKGTVGRIGARTVEAMTREFGTDPSDLVCAIGPSICVDCYEVSSDVAEKFIEEFEIEDIPEYISDFENSDNPLEIYNNNSIEKVENTSSIIKRNREETPVILYKKAGSKYQLNLWEAIRRTLIDAGVKTYNISITDICSHCNPDYIFSHRTTGEKRGNLAAFLVLNS comes from the coding sequence ATGGAAAAAATAGTTAGAAAAGGGCAAGAGCCCATAATGAAACAGCATATACATGAAAACGGAATGGAGTATCTTACTTTCCCCGCGCTTGATGCTACAGGAATTGTAAGCCATTCTTTTAGCACTAGAATAGGCGGCGCATCAAAAGGTTATTATAGTGCCACTAACTTTAGCTTCACCAGAGGCGATGTAAAAGAAGACGTAGAAGAGAACTATAGAAGAATGGCTCAGATACTGGGCTATGGAAGGACTCTTGAGCATTTTGTTACAACATTTCAAACCCATACAACTAATGTTATGCGTATAACAAAAGATGATATGGGTAAAGGCGTATGCAAAGACAGAAACTATGTAGATGTTGATGGAATGATCACAAATGAACCCGGAATCATACTCACAACCTTCCATGCAGACTGCCCTCCGATCTATTTTGTAGATCCGGTTCATAAAGCTATAGGCCTGTCTCATTCAGGCTGGAAAGGTACTGTAGGAAGGATTGGCGCAAGAACTGTTGAAGCCATGACAAGGGAATTCGGAACTGATCCATCAGATCTTGTCTGTGCTATAGGACCATCTATATGCGTGGACTGCTATGAAGTGAGTAGTGACGTAGCTGAAAAGTTTATCGAAGAGTTTGAAATTGAAGATATACCGGAATATATCTCAGATTTTGAAAATAGCGATAATCCTTTGGAAATTTATAATAATAATTCTATTGAAAAGGTAGAAAATACATCTTCAATTATCAAAAGAAACAGAGAAGAAACTCCTGTTATTCTATATAAAAAAGCAGGCAGTAAATATCAGCTTAATCTATGGGAGGCAATAAGGAGAACTCTCATTGATGCAGGCGTTAAAACTTATAATATATCCATTACAGATATCTGCTCTCATTGCAATCCTGACTATATCTTTTCACATAGAACAACAGGAGAAAAGCGAGGTAACCTCGCTGCATTTTTGGTCCTCAATAGCTAA
- a CDS encoding glycogen/starch/alpha-glucan phosphorylase, whose translation MAKIKSRSAFDKELFKRSVLYNIKTLYRRTLEEATPQQIYQAASLAIKDQIIDYWMDTQKALEEQDPKIVYYMSMEFLMGRAFGNNLINLRAYEGVGEVMDELGVDLNLIEDQEPDPALGNGGLGRLAACFLDSLASLNYVAYGCGIRYKYGMFRQEIHDGYQVEKPDDWLANGNPFELRRQEYAKEIKFGGYVKMYQDENGRTMFKQEDYQAVKAIPYDLPVLGYGNDVVDTLRIWDAEPINNFQLDSFDKGDYQKAVEQENLAKQICEVLYPNDNHIAGKELRLKQQYFFISASVQTAVQKYLKNHDDIKKFYEKNVFQLNDTHPTVAVAELMRVLMDDYYLEWDEAWDITTKTCCYTNHTIMAEALEKWPQDLFQRLLPRIYQIVEEINRRFNIEIVNRYSNDPKVSIDEKIRKMAILYDNQVRMAHLAIVGSHSVNGVAKLHTEILEKRELKDFYEMMPEKFNNKTNGITQRRFLMHANPLLANWCTKKVGDGWITDLTVLSGLKKSADTAKAQKEFMAIKKKNKERLARYILQHNGIQIDPDSIYDCQVKRLHEYKRQLLNILHVIYLYDKIKTDPKFDMPKQTFIFGAKAAAGYRIAKLTIKLINSVADVVNDDPDVDGRIKVVFIEDYRVSNAELIFAAADVSEQISTASREASGTGNMKMMLNGAVTIGTMDGANVEIVKEVGEKNAFIFGLSSDEVIEHERKNDYDPMSIYTKDAVIKKTVDRLIDGTFSKDKELFRPLWNSLLNTKDTSKADTYFILKDFHSYADAQARVRKAYEDKAGWAKMAMLQTACCGKFSSDRTIEEYVKDIWHLDKIKV comes from the coding sequence ATGGCTAAAATTAAGTCCAGGTCAGCTTTTGACAAGGAATTATTTAAACGTAGTGTCTTATACAATATCAAAACTCTCTATCGCAGAACTTTAGAAGAAGCAACTCCCCAACAGATATATCAGGCGGCCAGCCTTGCGATCAAAGACCAGATAATCGATTACTGGATGGATACGCAGAAGGCTCTGGAAGAACAGGATCCCAAGATCGTGTACTATATGTCCATGGAATTCCTGATGGGAAGAGCTTTTGGTAATAACCTCATTAACCTTCGTGCTTATGAAGGTGTTGGTGAAGTTATGGATGAGCTTGGCGTAGATCTTAACCTGATCGAAGATCAGGAACCGGATCCGGCTCTTGGTAATGGTGGTCTTGGAAGACTTGCAGCATGCTTTCTTGATTCACTGGCTTCACTTAATTACGTGGCTTACGGATGCGGAATCCGTTATAAATACGGTATGTTCCGTCAGGAGATACATGATGGATATCAGGTGGAAAAGCCGGATGACTGGCTTGCTAACGGTAACCCGTTTGAGCTTCGTCGTCAGGAATATGCCAAGGAGATCAAGTTCGGCGGATATGTAAAGATGTATCAGGACGAGAACGGAAGGACTATGTTCAAACAGGAAGATTATCAGGCTGTTAAGGCAATCCCGTATGATCTTCCAGTGCTTGGATATGGTAACGATGTTGTTGATACTCTTCGTATCTGGGATGCTGAGCCTATTAACAATTTCCAGCTTGACTCTTTTGATAAGGGCGATTATCAGAAGGCTGTAGAGCAGGAGAACCTTGCCAAGCAGATATGTGAAGTATTGTATCCTAATGACAATCATATAGCGGGCAAAGAGCTAAGACTCAAACAGCAGTATTTCTTTATATCTGCATCTGTTCAGACTGCTGTTCAGAAATACCTTAAGAATCATGATGACATCAAAAAGTTCTACGAGAAGAATGTATTCCAGCTCAATGATACTCATCCTACAGTTGCTGTAGCTGAGCTCATGAGAGTTTTAATGGATGATTATTATCTTGAGTGGGATGAAGCATGGGATATAACAACTAAGACATGCTGTTATACTAACCATACTATCATGGCTGAAGCTCTTGAGAAGTGGCCTCAGGATCTTTTCCAGAGACTTCTTCCTCGTATATATCAGATCGTTGAGGAAATCAATAGAAGATTTAATATAGAAATAGTAAACAGATACTCAAACGATCCGAAGGTAAGCATTGATGAAAAGATCCGTAAGATGGCTATCCTTTATGATAACCAGGTACGAATGGCTCACCTTGCTATCGTAGGAAGCCATTCAGTTAACGGTGTTGCAAAGCTTCATACTGAGATCCTTGAAAAGAGAGAATTAAAGGATTTCTATGAGATGATGCCTGAGAAGTTCAATAACAAGACTAATGGTATCACTCAGAGAAGATTCCTTATGCATGCAAATCCTCTTCTTGCAAACTGGTGTACCAAGAAGGTTGGCGACGGCTGGATTACAGACCTTACAGTTCTTAGCGGTCTTAAGAAGTCAGCCGATACTGCTAAAGCCCAGAAGGAATTCATGGCGATCAAGAAAAAGAACAAGGAGCGTCTTGCAAGGTATATTCTGCAGCACAATGGTATTCAGATCGATCCTGATTCCATTTATGACTGTCAGGTAAAGAGACTCCATGAGTATAAGCGTCAGCTCCTTAATATACTTCATGTAATATACCTTTACGATAAGATCAAGACAGATCCGAAGTTCGATATGCCAAAGCAGACCTTCATCTTTGGAGCAAAGGCAGCAGCAGGTTATAGGATAGCAAAGCTTACCATTAAGCTTATTAATTCTGTAGCAGATGTTGTTAATGATGATCCTGATGTAGATGGCCGTATAAAGGTTGTATTCATAGAAGATTACAGGGTATCGAATGCTGAGCTTATCTTTGCGGCAGCAGATGTTTCAGAGCAGATCTCTACTGCAAGTAGAGAGGCATCAGGAACAGGTAATATGAAGATGATGCTTAATGGCGCTGTTACTATCGGTACCATGGACGGTGCTAATGTAGAGATAGTCAAGGAAGTTGGAGAGAAGAATGCCTTTATCTTCGGTCTTTCTTCTGATGAAGTTATTGAGCATGAGAGGAAAAATGACTACGATCCAATGAGTATCTATACTAAAGATGCTGTGATCAAGAAAACTGTGGATCGCCTCATTGACGGAACATTCAGTAAGGATAAAGAGCTTTTCAGACCACTTTGGAATTCTCTTCTTAATACAAAGGATACAAGTAAGGCAGATACCTATTTTATCCTGAAAGATTTCCATTCATATGCTGATGCTCAGGCAAGAGTTCGTAAAGCTTATGAAGATAAGGCAGGATGGGCTAAGATGGCTATGCTTCAGACAGCATGCTGCGGTAAGTTCTCATCTGACAGAACTATTGAAGAGTATGTCAAGGACATATGGCATCTTGATAAGATCAAGGTTTGA
- a CDS encoding hydratase: MITTTKNGAYLVNGTDLIEDGAQALSEVAAKTGKTPDKEEARKGTIAYSILKAHNTSGNMENLQIKFDKLTSHDITYVGIIQTARASGLTKFPIPYVLTNCHNSLCAVGGTINEDDHMFGLTAAKKYGGMYVPPHQAVIHQFAREVLATGGGMILGSDSHTRYGALGTMAMGEGGPELVKQLLSQTYDIKMPGVIAIYMTGEPVKGVGPQDVALAIIGEVFKSGYVKNKVMEFVGPGVAGLSADFRIGVDVMTTETTCLSSIWQTDEEIENFYDIHGRKEDYKKLTPCDVAYYDGVVKVDLSTIRPMIAMPFHPSMAYEIDFVNANLEQMLHETEERAKVSFGDKIEYSLKDKIVDGKLLVDQGIIAGCAGGGFENICAAADIMKNQYIGADKFTMSIYPASTPIYMELLKNGVAASLLETGTVLKTAFCGPCFGAGDTPANNAFSIRHSTRNFPNREGSKVQNGQISSVALMDARSIAATAANKGFLTPATDFDGEFNKYTYHFDANIYKNRVFDSHGVADPDAQIQFGPNIKDWPKMEALPKDLVLKVVSEIHDPVTTTDELIPSGETSSYRSNPQGLAEFTLSRKDPEYVGRAKEIQKAETALVASEDPTKAVPELEKVIETIKKTGADVKMDVESIGFGSTIFAVKPGDGSAREQAASCQKVLGGWGNIANEYATKRYRSNLINWGMLPFIIEKGDLPFKNLDYIFLPDIRKEVEDKADTIKAVAISGDETREFTLTLGDLTDHERQIILDGCLINFNRQ, from the coding sequence ATGATCACTACTACTAAAAACGGCGCATATCTTGTAAATGGTACAGATCTTATTGAAGATGGTGCGCAGGCTCTTTCTGAAGTCGCAGCAAAAACAGGTAAGACTCCGGACAAAGAAGAAGCCAGAAAAGGAACTATCGCATACAGCATTCTCAAAGCCCACAATACTTCGGGCAATATGGAGAATCTTCAGATAAAGTTCGACAAACTTACATCCCACGATATTACATATGTTGGAATCATACAGACTGCAAGGGCATCAGGACTTACAAAGTTCCCGATACCTTATGTTCTTACAAACTGCCATAACTCACTTTGTGCAGTAGGCGGAACTATCAATGAAGACGACCACATGTTCGGTCTTACAGCAGCCAAGAAGTATGGCGGAATGTACGTTCCACCTCATCAGGCTGTTATTCACCAGTTTGCAAGAGAAGTCCTTGCTACAGGCGGCGGTATGATCCTTGGATCTGATTCACATACTCGTTATGGTGCGCTTGGAACCATGGCTATGGGTGAAGGCGGACCAGAGCTTGTTAAGCAGCTCCTGAGCCAGACTTACGATATCAAGATGCCTGGCGTTATAGCTATCTATATGACAGGAGAGCCTGTAAAGGGCGTTGGACCTCAGGATGTAGCTCTTGCTATCATCGGAGAAGTATTCAAGTCAGGCTATGTTAAGAACAAGGTTATGGAGTTTGTAGGACCTGGCGTAGCAGGCCTTTCTGCTGACTTCCGTATCGGCGTTGATGTTATGACAACAGAGACAACATGTCTTTCATCAATCTGGCAGACAGATGAAGAGATCGAGAATTTCTATGATATCCATGGAAGAAAAGAAGATTATAAGAAGCTCACACCTTGTGACGTAGCATATTATGACGGCGTAGTTAAGGTAGATCTTAGTACTATAAGACCTATGATCGCTATGCCATTCCATCCTTCAATGGCTTACGAGATAGATTTTGTTAATGCAAACCTTGAGCAGATGCTTCATGAAACAGAAGAAAGAGCTAAGGTTTCATTTGGAGATAAGATCGAGTACTCTCTTAAGGATAAGATCGTTGATGGTAAGCTCCTTGTAGATCAGGGTATCATCGCAGGCTGTGCAGGCGGCGGATTTGAAAATATCTGTGCTGCAGCTGACATCATGAAGAACCAGTATATTGGTGCTGATAAGTTCACTATGTCAATCTATCCTGCATCAACACCTATCTATATGGAACTACTTAAAAACGGCGTTGCAGCATCTCTTCTTGAGACAGGAACTGTTCTTAAGACAGCTTTCTGCGGACCATGCTTTGGCGCAGGAGATACACCTGCAAACAATGCATTCTCGATCCGTCATTCAACACGTAACTTCCCTAACAGAGAAGGTTCAAAGGTTCAGAACGGACAGATCTCTTCTGTTGCACTTATGGATGCAAGATCAATCGCAGCTACAGCAGCTAATAAGGGCTTCCTTACACCTGCAACAGATTTTGATGGAGAATTCAATAAGTATACATATCACTTTGATGCAAACATCTATAAGAACCGTGTATTTGATTCTCACGGAGTTGCTGATCCGGATGCTCAGATCCAGTTCGGACCTAACATCAAGGACTGGCCTAAGATGGAGGCACTTCCAAAGGATCTTGTACTTAAGGTTGTATCTGAGATTCACGATCCTGTTACAACAACAGATGAGCTTATTCCTTCAGGTGAGACATCATCTTACAGATCAAATCCTCAGGGACTTGCAGAGTTCACCCTTTCAAGAAAAGATCCTGAGTACGTAGGACGTGCAAAAGAGATCCAGAAAGCAGAAACAGCACTTGTAGCATCTGAAGATCCTACTAAGGCAGTTCCTGAACTTGAAAAGGTAATTGAGACTATCAAAAAGACCGGCGCAGATGTTAAAATGGATGTAGAGAGTATCGGATTTGGTTCTACTATCTTTGCAGTAAAACCAGGTGACGGATCAGCCCGTGAACAGGCTGCTTCCTGCCAGAAGGTACTTGGCGGATGGGGTAACATAGCTAATGAATATGCTACAAAACGTTACCGCTCCAATCTCATTAACTGGGGTATGCTTCCATTTATAATTGAAAAAGGCGATCTTCCTTTCAAGAACCTTGACTACATCTTCCTTCCTGATATAAGAAAAGAAGTTGAAGACAAGGCAGACACTATCAAAGCTGTAGCTATAAGCGGCGATGAGACAAGGGAGTTCACACTTACTCTTGGAGATCTCACAGATCACGAAAGACAGATCATCCTTGACGGTTGCCTTATCAATTTTAACAGGCAGTAA
- a CDS encoding glycoside hydrolase family 9 protein produces MKRGSAGVALISCIALVSGCAESAPSINPITETIQEDALVTPDPALSTAVSVQSISPCILVDQNGYRTGASKLVLFNWKEQDRELLPSIFEIKRVSDDVTVFTASITWPDDGNVGNGYFTDFQTDGEYYIYADGMGDSCSFAIGDNVYDTIYESSLRQYYLNRCGVALTQEYAGDDARGICHSDLATLESNSSVTLDITGGWHLDSNADRDVETGCLIIDNLLLAYEMNPDVFKTDSGIPESGDDVPDMLDEVRYEAEWLLKMQDSKTGGVYASALTNAKPGQNLSMAEVLVTDITPEATVSFAATLAWCSYVYADIDSAFSEKCLKASKKAYEAASSMGALGAYDASFLAAAQLYRLTGEKTYENGLTTYFKTSSFESDFIMKDCIFMGGICYLKTTQPVNRDVCSKIMGALISEAETISVASKKSDYMVSTGNYDDVVTILRNMRCLTVTNHILYSQEYVEIIENHAHFLLGRGPEGANLATDTTEYTYKDSGSGKGILYDPILDAEFLILMSAIM; encoded by the coding sequence ATGAAGAGAGGATCAGCTGGTGTTGCACTTATTTCCTGTATCGCTTTGGTATCGGGATGCGCAGAATCTGCGCCTTCCATAAATCCTATAACAGAAACGATACAAGAGGATGCGCTTGTAACTCCTGATCCGGCTCTTTCTACAGCAGTCAGCGTGCAGAGCATATCTCCCTGCATTCTGGTGGACCAGAATGGCTATAGAACAGGAGCTTCCAAGCTTGTTCTTTTCAACTGGAAAGAACAGGATAGGGAGCTTTTGCCGTCTATATTTGAAATTAAAAGAGTATCTGACGATGTAACAGTTTTTACAGCATCGATAACGTGGCCAGATGACGGGAATGTTGGAAATGGCTATTTTACAGACTTCCAGACAGATGGTGAGTATTATATCTACGCAGATGGAATGGGAGATTCATGCTCTTTTGCCATAGGGGATAATGTCTATGACACTATCTATGAAAGTTCACTGCGGCAGTACTATCTCAACAGATGCGGAGTAGCGCTGACGCAGGAGTATGCAGGAGATGATGCAAGAGGTATATGTCACTCAGATCTTGCAACTCTTGAATCGAACAGCTCTGTAACACTTGATATAACAGGCGGCTGGCACCTTGATTCTAACGCTGACAGGGATGTTGAGACGGGGTGTCTTATAATCGATAACCTTCTTCTTGCTTATGAAATGAATCCGGATGTATTTAAGACAGATAGCGGAATACCTGAAAGCGGCGATGATGTTCCGGATATGCTTGATGAGGTAAGGTATGAAGCCGAATGGCTTTTGAAGATGCAGGATTCTAAAACGGGCGGTGTCTATGCATCAGCACTTACAAATGCAAAGCCCGGGCAGAATCTTTCCATGGCAGAAGTATTGGTAACTGATATCACGCCGGAAGCTACAGTGAGTTTTGCGGCAACGCTTGCATGGTGCAGTTATGTATATGCGGATATTGATTCGGCTTTTTCCGAGAAATGCCTTAAGGCTTCAAAGAAGGCATATGAAGCAGCAAGTTCTATGGGAGCACTTGGAGCTTACGATGCTTCTTTTCTCGCAGCAGCGCAGCTTTACAGACTGACTGGGGAAAAGACTTATGAGAACGGCCTTACAACGTATTTTAAGACCAGCTCTTTTGAATCAGACTTCATCATGAAGGACTGCATATTCATGGGTGGTATATGTTACCTTAAGACTACACAGCCTGTTAACAGAGATGTGTGTTCCAAGATAATGGGAGCATTGATAAGTGAGGCTGAGACTATAAGCGTGGCATCCAAGAAATCTGACTATATGGTCTCAACGGGGAACTACGATGACGTCGTGACTATACTTCGTAATATGCGCTGCCTGACAGTAACTAATCACATCCTGTACAGCCAGGAATATGTTGAGATAATAGAAAATCATGCACATTTCCTTCTTGGAAGAGGGCCGGAAGGAGCGAATCTTGCGACGGATACTACGGAATATACCTACAAGGATAGTGGGAGCGGAAAGGGAATCTTATACGATCCGATACTGGATGCAGAGTTTTTGATACTTATGAGTGCGATCATGTAG
- a CDS encoding 1-acyl-sn-glycerol-3-phosphate acyltransferase has protein sequence MIRFILTALFLLVFFIVSIPLYIIELIIGLINKDLSRRSSLAIVSWAFRVVAFLAGVKLTVKGEENVPKDEAVLYIGNHLSYFDVVLTYCRVPRPTGYIAKKEFLKVPFLSWWMLFLDCLFMDRSDVKQSAQIIFSAIDKIKSGISICIYPEGTRSKDETTIQEFHKGSFKPAQRTNCPIVPMIVTHTRDIFENHLPFLKSTHVVLEYLPPVRFSDLSKEDQKQVHEYFRNMMQEAYTKNLNEN, from the coding sequence ATGATCAGATTCATTCTTACCGCATTATTTTTATTAGTATTTTTTATAGTATCCATTCCGCTTTATATCATCGAACTTATTATAGGTCTTATCAACAAAGATCTATCAAGAAGAAGTTCTCTTGCTATTGTATCCTGGGCATTCAGAGTTGTAGCCTTCCTTGCAGGCGTTAAGCTTACTGTTAAAGGCGAAGAAAATGTACCCAAGGACGAAGCAGTTCTTTATATCGGTAACCACTTAAGCTATTTCGACGTAGTACTTACCTATTGCAGAGTTCCAAGACCTACAGGTTATATAGCCAAGAAGGAATTCTTAAAGGTTCCTTTCCTTTCCTGGTGGATGCTCTTCCTCGACTGTCTCTTCATGGACAGAAGCGACGTTAAGCAGAGCGCACAGATAATCTTCAGTGCTATCGATAAGATCAAAAGCGGCATTTCAATCTGCATATATCCTGAAGGAACAAGAAGCAAAGACGAAACAACAATCCAGGAATTCCACAAAGGAAGCTTCAAACCTGCGCAACGCACTAACTGCCCTATCGTTCCAATGATTGTCACACATACACGTGACATCTTTGAGAACCACCTTCCATTCCTTAAGTCAACGCATGTAGTCCTCGAATACCTTCCTCCAGTTCGCTTCAGCGACCTCTCTAAGGAAGACCAAAAACAGGTTCATGAGTACTTCAGGAACATGATGCAGGAAGCATATACCAAAAATCTTAATGAAAATTAA
- a CDS encoding dihydroorotase, translated as MLLIKNGYVMDPESGWEGKADILVSDDGIISKISETIDESSLEAASDHDVIDANGLIVTAGLIDGHVHFRDPGQTYKEDIITGAASAAKGGYTSVIMMGNTIPHMDNVDTLKYALEKGSTTGIHIYVCGNVTMGMEGKDLTDMPELIKAGAVLFTDDGKPVIEESLMKTACVNAARLNKVISLHEENPKYIKENGVNSGSAAESLGLTGSDRMAEISMVERDIKIAEETGCALTIQHISTKEAVDLIRQARKRGANIHAEATPHHFTLTDEAVKEHGTLAKMNPPLRKEDDRMAIIEGLKDGTIDMIATDHAPHSKEEKDKDFKDAPSGIIGLETAFSLGLRELVEPGYLTIRELLDRMSTATAKLYELPGGAVKEGAPADLMIFDKDEKWVVPDKFASKAVNSPFIGETMPGVIKYTIASGKVVYKTV; from the coding sequence ATGCTTTTAATTAAAAACGGATATGTAATGGACCCTGAATCAGGCTGGGAAGGTAAGGCTGATATCCTAGTTTCTGATGATGGAATTATATCAAAGATTAGTGAAACTATTGATGAAAGCAGTTTAGAAGCTGCATCTGATCATGACGTGATAGATGCAAACGGCCTTATAGTTACAGCAGGTCTCATTGATGGTCACGTCCACTTTAGAGATCCGGGGCAGACGTACAAAGAGGACATAATAACGGGAGCCGCTTCTGCAGCAAAGGGCGGATACACAAGCGTTATCATGATGGGTAACACGATCCCTCATATGGATAATGTCGATACTCTTAAATATGCTCTTGAAAAGGGCAGTACCACAGGAATTCATATTTATGTCTGCGGTAACGTAACTATGGGTATGGAGGGCAAAGATCTTACAGATATGCCTGAGCTTATAAAGGCTGGGGCAGTCCTTTTTACAGATGATGGAAAACCTGTAATCGAAGAAAGCCTTATGAAGACTGCATGCGTAAATGCAGCAAGGCTTAATAAAGTGATAAGTCTTCACGAAGAAAATCCCAAGTATATAAAAGAAAATGGCGTAAATTCCGGCAGCGCGGCAGAGAGTCTTGGACTTACAGGGTCTGATCGCATGGCTGAGATATCTATGGTTGAAAGAGACATAAAGATCGCAGAAGAGACAGGATGCGCGCTTACGATTCAGCATATAAGCACCAAAGAGGCTGTTGATCTTATAAGACAGGCAAGGAAAAGAGGTGCAAATATCCATGCAGAGGCTACTCCTCATCACTTCACTCTTACAGATGAAGCGGTAAAAGAGCATGGTACCCTTGCCAAGATGAATCCGCCTCTTAGAAAAGAAGATGATAGGATGGCGATAATCGAGGGACTTAAAGATGGAACTATCGATATGATAGCAACAGATCATGCGCCTCATAGTAAAGAAGAAAAGGATAAGGATTTTAAGGATGCTCCAAGCGGAATAATAGGGCTTGAGACAGCTTTTTCCCTGGGACTTAGAGAACTTGTGGAGCCGGGATATCTGACGATAAGAGAGCTTCTTGATCGCATGAGCACTGCTACAGCTAAGCTATACGAACTTCCGGGAGGAGCTGTAAAAGAGGGAGCACCGGCGGATCTTATGATATTTGATAAAGATGAAAAATGGGTTGTTCCGGACAAGTTTGCATCAAAAGCTGTAAATTCTCCATTTATTGGAGAGACAATGCCGGGGGTAATCAAGTATACTATAGCAAGTGGTAAGGTTGTATATAAAACAGTCTAA
- a CDS encoding dihydroorotate dehydrogenase electron transfer subunit has product MAKKKVSAKVISQKILADGIYDLRLETEITEDAVPGQFVGVYTDDKSSLLPRPISICGVSKEKNELRLVYRVVGKGTDLFSKLTEGDHVDVLGPLGNGYPMEEAAGKTAILMGGGIGVPPLLELAKRLTRLPEDKRPKDIKIVMGYRNDQTFLADEFRKYAELYIATDDGSLGTHGTVIDALNEQNIEGDVIYTCGPMPMLRGIKKYAAEHNMKAYLSLEERMACGVGACLGCVVKTRDVDAHSHVNNARICTDGPVFDAEDVDI; this is encoded by the coding sequence ATGGCAAAGAAGAAAGTAAGTGCAAAAGTTATATCTCAGAAGATCCTTGCTGATGGGATATATGATCTGAGACTTGAAACAGAGATTACAGAGGATGCAGTTCCCGGTCAGTTCGTTGGAGTTTATACAGATGATAAGTCATCACTCCTTCCTCGCCCTATCAGTATCTGCGGTGTAAGTAAGGAAAAAAATGAACTTAGGCTCGTTTACAGAGTTGTGGGTAAGGGAACAGATCTTTTTTCAAAATTAACAGAGGGTGATCATGTAGATGTACTGGGACCTCTGGGTAATGGCTATCCTATGGAAGAAGCTGCAGGTAAGACTGCGATCCTTATGGGCGGCGGAATCGGCGTTCCTCCACTTTTGGAGCTTGCAAAAAGGCTCACAAGACTTCCGGAAGATAAGCGTCCTAAAGATATCAAGATAGTAATGGGATACAGGAATGATCAGACTTTCCTTGCTGATGAATTCAGAAAATATGCTGAGCTTTATATAGCTACAGATGATGGAAGCCTTGGTACACACGGAACGGTAATAGATGCTCTTAATGAACAGAATATCGAGGGTGATGTTATCTATACCTGCGGACCTATGCCGATGCTTAGAGGAATCAAAAAGTATGCTGCAGAGCATAACATGAAGGCATATCTTTCTCTTGAAGAGAGGATGGCATGCGGCGTTGGAGCCTGCCTTGGATGCGTTGTAAAGACAAGGGATGTAGATGCACATTCACATGTCAATAACGCAAGGATCTGTACAGATGGACCTGTATTTGATGCAGAGGATGTAGATATCTGA